A single genomic interval of Arachis duranensis cultivar V14167 chromosome 7, aradu.V14167.gnm2.J7QH, whole genome shotgun sequence harbors:
- the LOC107459878 gene encoding protein trichome birefringence-like 41: MQPHSPINAHNLSNQDVTKEETLSLPFFLERNMGDCPQQCCHRFIFSPYISFFFFFFLVLFPSTQVNGKSTSLKHWSGSSHASSTGECDLFTGTWVLDPSYPLYKNATCPFIQKEFSCERNGRPDRIYTHYRWQPLACNLQRFNGQDFLERMKGKSIMFVGDSLSLNQWQSLTCLLHAAVPNSNYTINRVGYVSIFTFTEYNVKLMLDRSVYLVDVVKEDRGRVLKLDSIEGGKLWKGIDMLIFNTWHWWYRRGPTQPWDYIEVGGQVMKDMDRMKAFQKALETWAAWVDTNVDPTKVKVFFQGISPSHYNGTQWNEPTANSCVHETTPVAGSTYPGGTPEAVAVLKGVLATMTKPVTLLDITTLSLLRKDGHPSLYGLYTPNGMDCSHWCLAGVPDTWNEILYNLMI; encoded by the exons ATGCAACCGCACTCTCCTATAAATGCCCATAACCTCAGCAACCAAgatgtcacaaaagaagaaactctttctcttccctttttcttagAGAGAAACATGGGTGACTGCCCACAACAATGTTGTCACCGTTTTATATTCTCCCCGTacatctccttcttctttttcttctttctcgtGCTCTTTCCGTCCACGCAAGTAAACGGAAAAAGCACGAGTTTGAAACATTGGTCAGGTTCGAGTCATGCTTCGAGTACGGGAGAGTGTGATTTGTTCACGGGTACATGGGTGTTGGACCCGTCGTACCCACTGTACAAAAATGCCACGTGTCCATTCATACAGAAGGAGTTTAGCTGTGAGAGGAATGGGCGGCCTGATCGAATTTACACACACTATAGGTGGCAGCCACTTGCCTGCAACTTACAAAG attTAATGGGCAAGATTTTCTGGAGAGGATGAAGGGGAAGAGCATCATGTTCGTGGGTGACTCACTGAGCTTAAATCAATGGCAGTCTTTGACTTGCTTGCTTCATGCAGCAGTGCCTAATTCCAATTACACTATTAACCGAGTTGGATATGTTTCTATATTTACATTCACG gAATATAATGTGAAATTGATGCTAGATAGGAGTGTGTATCTAGTTGATGTTGTAAAAGAAGATAGAGGGAGGGTGTTGAAGCTTGATTCCATAGAAGGAGGGAAGCTATGGAAAGGGATTGATATGCTTATCTTTAACACTTGGCATTGGTGGTACCGTAGAGGACCCACTCAACC ATGGGATTATATTGAAGTAGGAGGTCAAGTGATGAAAGACATGGATCGGATGAAAGCATTTCAAAAAGCACTTGAAACATGGGCTGCATGGGTGGACACTAATGTAGACCCAACAAAAGTAAAGGTCTTCTTTCAAGGGATTTCTCCATCTCACTACAA TGGCACCCAATGGAATGAACCAACGGCAAATAGTTGTGTCCACGAGACGACTCCGGTGGCCGGATCAACATATCCGGGGGGAACACCAGAGGCCGTGGCGGTGTTGAAAGGTGTACTGGCCACAATGACTAAGCCAGTAACACTTCTCGACATCACCACCCTCTCACTTCTAAGAAAAGATGGACACCCTTCTTTATATGGACTTTATACACCAAATGGCATGGATTGTAGTCACTGGTGTCTAGCTGGTGTTCCAGATACTTGGAATGAAATTCTTTACAACCTTATGATTTGA